Proteins encoded in a region of the Candidatus Bathyarchaeota archaeon genome:
- a CDS encoding DUF3795 domain-containing protein, with translation MGKSEDRMIGCCGYNCYLCAAWSDDIKVRRKLVDAWRKYLGHQHYTAENVACEGCKSEGNKIADKQCEARPCAREKGLESCAQCDEFPCKKMSKLMGTTTGLLTFLAPKLKDITEEEFNLCVQQWNSMPNLVKKLVEEGKLPSFILNRI, from the coding sequence ATGGGAAAATCTGAAGATAGGATGATTGGTTGTTGTGGGTATAACTGCTATCTCTGTGCCGCTTGGTCAGACGACATCAAAGTTAGAAGGAAGTTGGTTGATGCGTGGCGAAAATACCTTGGCCACCAGCATTATACCGCAGAAAATGTTGCCTGCGAAGGATGCAAGAGTGAAGGTAATAAGATCGCGGATAAGCAATGCGAAGCTCGACCTTGCGCACGAGAGAAAGGCTTAGAGAGCTGTGCTCAATGCGATGAATTCCCATGCAAAAAGATGAGCAAGCTCATGGGGACCACTACAGGGCTACTGACATTTCTAGCTCCCAAGTTGAAGGACATTACGGAAGAGGAATTCAACCTGTGCGTTCAACAATGGAACAGCATGCCTAACCTGGTTAAGAAACTTGTCGAAGAAGGAAAACTACCATCATTTATACTTAACAGAATATAG